Proteins encoded by one window of Bacteroidia bacterium:
- a CDS encoding ABC transporter permease encodes MPIFENILLALHAVKSQLLRTILTVLIIAIGIMALVGILTAIEGLKASINENFTSMGANTFTIRNSGLGIRLGNSGKKAKRFKEITLQQAVLFKSGNTYPSIISISTMCNSVAVCRVGSEKTNPNILVMAVDENYLQTGGYTIATGRNMTQTEAMRGDNVVMIGSEIKNKLFPNSDAEDKEVYIDNRKYRIIAVLAEKGNSMGFGGDKVCLISLINGKQKYGSDNRSWTISVKVNHVAGLEAAVDEATGLFRTIRKDRVGEESSFEIIKSDSIAAIVIDQLKNVSIAATLIGLITLLGAAIALMNIMLVSVTERTREIGIRKSLGATRLIILKQFLIEAIVICLLGGIAGVILGVLVGNLMGMAMNAVFVVPWNWIIAGLLLCCFIGIASGFYPAMKASRLDPIEALRYE; translated from the coding sequence ATGCCCATTTTTGAAAATATACTTTTGGCTCTACATGCTGTAAAGTCACAGTTACTCAGAACAATACTGACAGTGTTAATCATTGCCATAGGCATAATGGCTTTGGTAGGAATACTTACTGCCATCGAAGGCCTTAAGGCATCCATCAATGAAAACTTTACCAGTATGGGAGCAAACACATTCACCATAAGAAATTCAGGTTTGGGAATCAGGCTAGGTAACTCAGGCAAAAAGGCCAAAAGATTTAAGGAAATTACGCTTCAGCAGGCAGTGTTGTTTAAATCTGGCAATACCTATCCTTCAATTATAAGTATATCAACCATGTGTAATAGTGTTGCAGTTTGTCGTGTGGGTTCAGAAAAAACCAATCCGAATATTTTGGTAATGGCTGTTGATGAAAACTATTTACAAACCGGAGGTTATACAATTGCAACAGGTCGTAATATGACGCAGACAGAGGCTATGCGTGGAGATAATGTAGTGATGATTGGTTCAGAAATAAAAAACAAGCTTTTCCCGAATTCGGATGCTGAGGACAAAGAAGTTTATATTGATAATAGAAAGTATAGAATTATTGCCGTACTTGCTGAAAAAGGTAACAGCATGGGTTTTGGTGGTGATAAAGTATGTTTGATTTCACTTATCAATGGAAAGCAAAAATATGGCAGCGACAACCGTTCATGGACCATTAGTGTTAAGGTTAATCATGTGGCAGGACTTGAAGCAGCAGTTGATGAGGCAACAGGTCTTTTTAGGACAATCAGAAAAGATCGTGTTGGAGAAGAAAGTTCGTTTGAAATAATTAAAAGCGACAGTATTGCAGCAATTGTTATTGATCAGTTAAAGAATGTCAGTATTGCAGCAACATTAATAGGGTTAATCACATTGCTTGGTGCAGCCATTGCTTTGATGAATATTATGCTTGTCTCTGTCACAGAGCGTACCCGTGAAATAGGTATTAGAAAATCGCTTGGTGCAACAAGGTTAATCATCTTAAAACAGTTTTTGATAGAAGCAATTGTTATTTGCCTGCTGGGAGGCATTGCCGGTGTTATTTTGGGAGTGTTAGTAGGTAACTTGATGGGTATGGCAATGAATGCTGTTTTTGTGGTTCCGTGGAATTGGATTATTGCCGGATTGCTACTGTGCTGTTTTATAGGAATTGCCTCAGGATTTTATCCGGCCATGAAAGCTTCGCGCCTCGACCCGATAGAAGCTTTGCGCTATGAATAA
- a CDS encoding response regulator, protein MSYKKINLLVVDDDEVDRIAIKRAIKSSGFNADLHFGDTYDEGMEKALSMEFDVLIVDYYLAAMNAGDFISEYSQRGGTAPIIVVSSQGEEKIVVELMKAGACDYIPKAVLTPESIARALKGALKSKANKNNHSNIETALVQTERTLNAVVSKSPLILFSINESGIFTLFKGMAMDTIRLSEEEVIGKSVFEIWNKLPVRLKDVKKALLGEEFKQNMEFESRFFEVHYMPSVNKEGVLTGIMGIATDITGHKEQEDELRQQIILSSEAQKMKEQFLANMSHEIRTPIHGIIGITKIILQSKLDKEQSHYLNAIRKSADNLLVIINDILDFSKIEAEKMTFESVCFNLLELINTINELFKARVTDKSVKIITDFDQHLPKLIKGDPVRLSQVINNLMGNAVKFTHKGSVTLKAELIDSTDEKVSISFKVIDSGIGIAEDKLATIFQSFSQAGTDITRKYGGTGLGLSIAKKIVELQEGNIRVESKLNHGTTFIFEMPFDLPAPGEVETEEKKVADVHADFNGKINILVVEDNDINRLIINKHIKDWGFEHDEACNGLEAIEKLSAKDYDVILMDIEMPELNGYAATEKIRTEMKGRKSQIAILAMTAHVSTSEKEKCLAAGMNDYVSKPFDPTEVKNKIIELSGRASESVAEQPLEDTTVKNSNPQTTTKLTSLNFLNEMSGGNADFIKEFLSLFLTNMPLSVDELEEGLKNKDFEKIRQSAHKMKPSLNYVGLKDTYETVATLEKYAREKSNFDDYAAMIKKISDECSIACIELESELKNVEV, encoded by the coding sequence ATGTCTTACAAAAAGATAAACCTATTAGTTGTTGATGATGATGAAGTAGATAGAATTGCCATTAAAAGAGCAATAAAGTCATCAGGATTTAATGCCGACTTACATTTTGGAGATACCTATGACGAAGGTATGGAGAAAGCGTTAAGTATGGAATTTGATGTTTTGATAGTTGACTATTATCTGGCAGCGATGAATGCAGGCGATTTTATTTCAGAATATTCTCAACGTGGTGGCACGGCACCAATCATTGTAGTTTCATCGCAAGGTGAGGAAAAAATTGTAGTCGAACTGATGAAAGCCGGTGCATGCGATTATATTCCCAAAGCTGTTTTAACACCTGAATCAATTGCACGTGCATTAAAAGGTGCATTAAAATCAAAAGCTAACAAAAACAATCATAGTAATATTGAAACAGCCCTTGTGCAAACTGAGAGAACGCTCAATGCAGTGGTGTCAAAATCACCATTGATTCTGTTCAGCATAAACGAGTCAGGAATATTTACCTTGTTTAAAGGAATGGCAATGGATACAATCCGTTTGTCAGAAGAAGAAGTAATTGGAAAGTCTGTTTTTGAAATCTGGAATAAGCTCCCTGTCCGATTGAAGGATGTTAAGAAAGCATTGCTTGGAGAAGAGTTTAAACAGAATATGGAGTTTGAAAGCCGCTTCTTTGAAGTACATTATATGCCTTCTGTAAATAAGGAAGGTGTACTTACAGGCATAATGGGTATTGCCACAGATATTACAGGACATAAGGAGCAAGAGGATGAATTACGTCAGCAAATTATTCTATCCAGTGAAGCACAGAAAATGAAAGAGCAGTTTCTGGCCAACATGAGTCATGAAATTCGCACCCCTATTCATGGAATTATAGGCATCACAAAAATAATACTTCAGTCAAAGCTCGATAAAGAACAGTCGCACTATTTAAATGCTATCAGAAAATCAGCAGATAATCTTCTTGTGATTATTAACGATATTCTAGACTTCTCGAAGATAGAAGCAGAGAAAATGACTTTTGAGTCCGTATGCTTCAACTTATTGGAATTGATTAATACCATAAACGAACTGTTTAAAGCGCGTGTGACAGATAAAAGTGTTAAGATTATTACAGACTTTGATCAGCATTTACCGAAACTGATAAAAGGAGATCCTGTTCGTTTGAGTCAGGTAATAAATAACCTCATGGGTAATGCCGTGAAATTTACACATAAAGGCTCGGTAACACTAAAGGCAGAATTAATTGATTCGACTGATGAAAAAGTTAGCATCAGCTTTAAAGTAATTGACTCCGGAATAGGCATTGCTGAAGATAAGCTGGCTACTATTTTTCAATCATTCTCGCAGGCAGGAACAGACATCACACGTAAGTATGGCGGAACAGGTTTGGGATTAAGTATTGCTAAAAAAATTGTTGAACTTCAGGAAGGAAATATTCGTGTTGAAAGTAAATTGAATCATGGCACAACCTTCATTTTCGAGATGCCTTTTGATTTACCTGCACCGGGAGAAGTTGAAACAGAAGAAAAGAAAGTTGCAGATGTTCATGCCGATTTTAACGGAAAGATAAACATCCTTGTTGTTGAGGATAACGATATCAATCGTTTGATTATTAATAAACATATTAAAGATTGGGGATTTGAGCACGATGAAGCTTGTAATGGATTGGAAGCAATAGAGAAGCTATCTGCCAAAGATTATGATGTTATTCTGATGGATATTGAGATGCCGGAGTTAAATGGTTATGCGGCTACAGAAAAAATCAGAACAGAAATGAAAGGTCGTAAGTCGCAGATTGCAATTCTGGCCATGACGGCACACGTTTCTACAAGCGAAAAAGAAAAATGCCTGGCAGCAGGAATGAATGATTACGTCTCGAAGCCGTTTGACCCTACTGAAGTAAAAAATAAAATTATTGAACTTAGTGGTAGGGCTAGTGAGTCTGTTGCCGAACAACCACTGGAAGACACTACTGTAAAAAATAGTAATCCTCAGACAACTACAAAGCTAACAAGCCTTAATTTTCTGAATGAAATGTCAGGTGGCAATGCCGATTTTATTAAAGAATTTCTGTCTTTGTTTTTAACTAACATGCCATTGTCTGTTGACGAACTTGAAGAGGGTTTGAAGAATAAAGACTTTGAAAAAATAAGACAGTCGGCACATAAAATGAAACCTTCTTTGAATTATGTTGGTTTAAAGGATACGTACGAAACGGTAGCAACACTGGAGAAGTACGCCAGAGAAAAATCAAATTTTGACGATTATGCGGCAATGATAAAAAAGATTTCTGATGAATGCAGCATTGCCTGTATTGAACTTGAAAGTGAACTAAAAAATGTAGAAGTATAA
- a CDS encoding T9SS type A sorting domain-containing protein: MSTSRIKILFSRFLLISFFAYCNSIYAVTKTTTTSGSWNNPAIWSPVGVPASSDDVVISSAQNITVSQQSFCKSLTVSGNAMLSLSPSVSLQINGGVSISGTLDMNGGNIKQVQSGALLQIGALGKLIWNPGDNSLAGASLLTNSVESFNEKSTIEIKKWYSYATVPLASVVTGNFGNITISTQVGSTLFEWNQDNQFESHQIKGTLTIINGWVVLDKSGRISDTKIGKIILPNVNSVLEFHSGNHPSSFKVTTDSIANIGGEITGILNGEGNVTLNTNGGFLNMGNVELIYNKGTLNTSNGNAKLNVGGKYMQTHGDLRGVFNLSSTSAGNAELKFNSLEMTGGLLFAYYACNASGALNSVTVTNDLILNLSNASDKFRVNGLTTLAGQYSKSRSLLKVDGNLILSGNAAAEFTSSGSVGAEENRIKGDVNISGLNSNFNMGSHAVILSVNGDVNINGGNTCFSKTPGISQVSVNRNFSLQSGTFVLKGHEGMSELILNGAYSQTGGVFYLHSNTLSATNDSVKVYFKSSFRQWNGIINFDDNPVGGKSVLYIQGNEFIAKGSSLITRAGTGSAFGAMVFGTNGDLNYQRSAASVIDQIKQSIVAKCKLNVTEGNMLLSSHNQPSVDFLKVESAATLNLLSAQIKSNLKYQNTGLTVAAGGTIQTANAKGFFNTFGTAAVCSNGNLNYFLDKNSIIEYEGSNRIITGSGFGDFDKEQHKYGILRVSGSAVLLSNVDIRNSIELGNSTIKLNQKTLTLENGSTNAFSATGGSLICTSEADKFLWKNMKGGSSYTIPFSSDGKVVSNVVVKPIVSGDISMYNYTASPIAEHLPDGIQPLIVDGKDVTNESLANRIIGFDSKAKANITFRVYKNEIPDFNKGDSISLLKNSGQWEATPFSTIGGEQNPISIQATNINANSVFAFSSGIGLKFSDNTNGNSNAQNSFSVEQISPVPFSDFINVNINAPTTGLVNLTIVGSDGRELRKQQYEVSSGKNLLTQSNLSGLPTGVYFIQINGFKQTVTKKIMRQ; the protein is encoded by the coding sequence ATGAGCACGTCACGAATTAAAATTTTATTTTCTCGCTTTTTATTGATTTCTTTTTTTGCATACTGCAATTCGATTTATGCTGTTACAAAAACTACAACGACTTCCGGTAGTTGGAACAATCCTGCTATATGGTCACCGGTTGGAGTTCCGGCTTCTTCAGATGATGTTGTTATATCCTCTGCACAAAACATTACAGTATCACAACAATCATTCTGTAAATCGCTTACAGTCTCTGGCAATGCAATGCTTAGTTTATCACCTTCTGTTTCGCTTCAGATAAATGGAGGTGTCAGCATTTCTGGCACGCTGGATATGAATGGAGGAAACATCAAGCAAGTTCAAAGTGGCGCTTTATTGCAAATTGGCGCTTTAGGTAAATTGATTTGGAATCCGGGTGACAACAGCTTGGCTGGGGCATCACTTTTAACAAATTCTGTTGAGTCCTTCAATGAAAAATCAACAATAGAAATCAAGAAATGGTATTCTTATGCTACTGTACCATTAGCCTCTGTAGTAACAGGCAATTTTGGAAATATCACAATCAGCACGCAGGTGGGAAGCACTTTGTTTGAGTGGAATCAAGATAATCAATTCGAGAGCCATCAGATTAAAGGCACACTAACAATAATCAATGGATGGGTTGTGTTGGATAAGTCAGGAAGAATTTCCGACACTAAAATCGGTAAGATAATCTTACCTAATGTAAATTCTGTTCTTGAATTTCATAGCGGTAATCATCCATCATCATTCAAAGTTACAACTGATAGTATAGCAAACATTGGTGGTGAAATAACAGGAATTCTAAATGGTGAAGGTAATGTAACACTGAACACAAACGGTGGCTTTCTGAATATGGGAAATGTAGAGTTAATCTATAATAAAGGAACTTTAAATACGTCTAATGGAAATGCAAAACTCAATGTCGGAGGCAAGTACATGCAAACGCATGGAGACTTAAGAGGAGTCTTTAATCTCTCTTCAACATCTGCCGGAAATGCTGAGCTTAAATTTAATTCACTCGAAATGACAGGAGGTTTGTTGTTTGCATATTATGCTTGTAATGCTTCAGGAGCATTAAATTCTGTTACTGTTACAAATGATTTGATTCTTAATTTATCTAATGCATCAGACAAATTCAGAGTTAATGGACTTACAACATTGGCTGGTCAATACAGCAAATCGCGTTCATTATTAAAAGTTGATGGTAACCTGATTCTATCCGGTAATGCAGCAGCTGAGTTTACATCAAGTGGAAGTGTAGGTGCAGAAGAAAATAGAATTAAAGGAGATGTAAATATTTCAGGACTAAACAGCAACTTCAACATGGGCAGCCATGCAGTTATTTTATCTGTTAATGGTGACGTTAACATTAATGGAGGAAATACTTGTTTTTCTAAAACACCTGGTATTTCACAAGTTAGCGTTAATAGAAATTTCTCTCTGCAGTCAGGCACTTTTGTTTTAAAGGGTCATGAAGGTATGTCTGAACTTATTTTGAACGGTGCATACTCGCAAACCGGTGGTGTATTCTACTTGCACTCGAATACATTATCGGCAACTAATGATTCTGTGAAAGTTTATTTTAAAAGCTCATTTCGACAGTGGAATGGGATTATAAATTTTGATGATAATCCTGTTGGGGGTAAGTCTGTGCTATATATTCAGGGTAATGAATTTATTGCTAAAGGCAGCTCTTTGATTACAAGAGCAGGAACAGGGTCTGCTTTTGGAGCTATGGTATTTGGTACCAATGGAGATTTGAATTACCAACGAAGTGCTGCATCAGTAATTGATCAGATTAAACAAAGTATAGTAGCAAAATGTAAACTTAATGTTACAGAAGGTAACATGTTACTCAGTAGTCACAATCAGCCTTCAGTTGACTTTTTAAAGGTAGAATCGGCTGCAACCTTGAATTTGCTAAGTGCACAAATAAAGTCGAATCTAAAATATCAGAATACAGGTTTGACAGTTGCTGCCGGAGGTACAATTCAGACCGCAAATGCTAAAGGATTTTTTAACACGTTTGGAACTGCCGCAGTATGCAGCAATGGTAATTTGAATTATTTTCTTGACAAAAACAGTATTATTGAATATGAAGGAAGTAATCGAATTATTACAGGTTCTGGTTTTGGTGATTTCGATAAAGAGCAACATAAGTATGGTATTTTAAGAGTTAGTGGAAGTGCAGTTTTGTTATCCAATGTTGACATTCGTAATAGTATTGAATTAGGCAATTCAACAATTAAGCTGAATCAAAAAACTTTGACCTTGGAAAATGGTAGCACCAATGCATTTTCGGCTACCGGAGGATCATTAATTTGCACTTCAGAAGCAGATAAGTTTCTTTGGAAAAACATGAAAGGTGGAAGTAGTTATACAATCCCTTTCTCAAGTGATGGTAAGGTAGTTTCTAATGTTGTAGTGAAGCCGATTGTTTCAGGTGATATTTCAATGTATAACTATACTGCAAGTCCAATTGCAGAACACTTACCTGATGGAATACAGCCACTAATTGTTGATGGAAAAGATGTAACCAATGAATCTTTAGCAAATCGTATTATTGGTTTCGACTCAAAAGCTAAAGCGAATATTACATTTCGTGTTTACAAGAATGAAATTCCTGACTTTAATAAAGGTGATTCAATTTCTTTGTTAAAAAATAGCGGACAGTGGGAGGCAACACCATTCAGCACCATTGGTGGTGAACAAAATCCAATTTCTATTCAAGCAACAAATATTAATGCCAACTCAGTATTTGCATTTAGTTCTGGTATAGGACTTAAATTTTCCGATAATACAAATGGAAATAGTAATGCTCAAAATAGTTTTAGTGTAGAGCAGATTTCACCGGTACCTTTTAGTGATTTTATAAACGTAAACATTAATGCTCCAACAACAGGTTTAGTAAACTTGACAATTGTAGGCTCTGATGGTCGCGAGCTTAGAAAGCAACAGTATGAGGTTTCATCAGGAAAAAACTTACTAACGCAAAGTAATCTTAGTGGCTTGCCCACAGGAGTGTATTTTATTCAGATAAATGGATTTAAGCAAACTGTTACAAAGAAAATAATGCGGCAATAA
- the rpsF gene encoding 30S ribosomal protein S6, whose product MSNQYETVFILTPVLSNEQMNEAVDKFRKILTDNGAMIVHENNWGLRKLAYPIQKKNTGFYYLIEFKSSGELINKLEIEYKRDERVMRFLTVALDKHAIAYNEKKRKNAALKKKEQEEAPAN is encoded by the coding sequence ATGTCAAACCAGTACGAAACCGTATTCATTCTTACACCCGTACTCAGCAATGAGCAGATGAATGAAGCGGTTGACAAATTCAGGAAAATCCTCACCGACAACGGTGCCATGATTGTTCATGAGAACAATTGGGGATTACGCAAGCTTGCTTATCCGATTCAGAAGAAGAACACGGGCTTCTATTATCTGATCGAATTTAAGTCAAGCGGTGAACTCATCAACAAATTGGAAATCGAATACAAGCGCGATGAGCGTGTAATGCGATTCCTTACTGTTGCGCTCGATAAGCATGCCATTGCTTACAATGAAAAGAAAAGAAAGAATGCAGCGTTGAAAAAGAAAGAACAAGAAGAAGCACCTGCTAATTAA
- a CDS encoding response regulator has product MTVDIPPGIILVEDDDIDRMVVIRAFAKNNIKNPLHIARDGEEALEMLKGLNGKEKLDPLPKIMLLDINMPRMNGLELLREIRHDEELKTISVFMLTTSKDDQDRLEAYKNNVAGYIIKPVSFDKLVEAIAVLNTYWNLSVLPV; this is encoded by the coding sequence ATGACAGTTGATATACCACCGGGAATAATTTTAGTGGAGGATGACGACATTGACAGAATGGTTGTTATTCGAGCATTTGCGAAGAATAATATTAAAAATCCATTGCACATTGCTCGTGATGGCGAAGAAGCATTAGAAATGCTCAAAGGGTTGAATGGAAAGGAAAAACTTGACCCACTGCCTAAAATTATGCTGCTCGATATTAATATGCCACGTATGAATGGGCTTGAGTTGCTTCGTGAAATCAGACATGATGAAGAACTTAAAACCATAAGCGTATTTATGCTCACAACATCCAAAGACGATCAGGATAGGCTGGAGGCATATAAAAACAATGTGGCAGGATACATAATTAAACCTGTCTCATTCGATAAGCTGGTTGAGGCAATTGCCGTATTAAATACCTATTGGAACCTTAGTGTTTTACCCGTTTAA
- a CDS encoding sigma-54 dependent transcriptional regulator, which translates to MAKIFIVEDDAMVATLIRQSLSKNPDFEIQHFESAEECLNNLHLNPDIVTIDYLLPGMNGVGLMRRIKDYNASIMCILVSGQDSLEVVVDSYKSGAQDYIIKNDNLFVNLENSIKNLSMNVVLKKENEMLKDQIIDRHKYSNIMGSSNAVLRILRLIQKVEKSNMMVLVTGQSGTGKELVARALHYNSPRARKNFVTVNMSAIPEELIESELFGHEKGAFTDARERRIGKFEEANEGTIFLDEIGEMPLSLQAKLLRVLQEKEIQRIGSNKTIKLDFRMVAATNRNLALEVKEGRFREDLFYRIQGFLIHLPPLKERGDDIILLAKHFLDLYAQANKTPVAQLSNEAAKFMLDYEWPGNIRELKAVMERAAILADNATISVDDLMFVNL; encoded by the coding sequence ATGGCTAAAATTTTTATTGTGGAAGATGATGCAATGGTGGCAACACTGATACGCCAGTCATTGTCAAAGAACCCTGATTTCGAGATTCAGCATTTTGAATCGGCAGAAGAATGTTTAAACAATCTGCATCTGAATCCTGACATTGTAACTATTGACTATCTCTTGCCAGGAATGAATGGTGTAGGTCTGATGCGGAGAATTAAAGATTATAATGCATCTATAATGTGCATACTGGTTTCTGGACAGGACAGTCTTGAAGTGGTTGTTGATTCTTATAAAAGCGGAGCACAGGACTACATTATTAAAAATGATAATCTGTTTGTGAATCTTGAAAATTCAATAAAAAATCTGAGCATGAATGTGGTGTTGAAGAAAGAGAATGAAATGCTTAAAGACCAGATTATTGACCGCCACAAGTACAGTAACATCATGGGAAGCAGTAATGCTGTATTAAGAATTTTACGCTTGATTCAGAAAGTTGAAAAAAGCAATATGATGGTGCTTGTTACCGGGCAAAGCGGAACGGGTAAGGAGCTTGTTGCCCGTGCTTTGCATTATAACTCACCTCGCGCCCGTAAAAATTTTGTTACCGTTAATATGAGTGCCATTCCGGAAGAGCTCATAGAAAGCGAATTGTTTGGTCATGAAAAAGGAGCATTTACAGATGCTCGTGAACGCAGAATAGGAAAGTTTGAAGAAGCTAATGAAGGAACAATTTTTCTTGATGAAATTGGTGAGATGCCTTTAAGCTTACAGGCTAAATTACTACGTGTATTGCAGGAAAAAGAGATTCAACGTATTGGAAGTAATAAAACTATAAAGCTTGATTTCAGAATGGTGGCAGCCACCAACAGAAATCTGGCTCTGGAAGTCAAAGAAGGACGATTCAGAGAAGATTTGTTCTATAGGATTCAGGGATTCCTTATTCATTTACCTCCATTAAAAGAAAGAGGTGATGACATTATTCTTTTGGCAAAACACTTTCTTGATCTTTATGCTCAGGCTAATAAAACACCGGTGGCACAACTCTCAAATGAAGCAGCTAAGTTTATGCTTGATTATGAGTGGCCGGGTAATATTCGTGAACTCAAAGCAGTGATGGAAAGGGCAGCAATACTTGCAGATAATGCAACCATCTCAGTTGATGATTTAATGTTTGTTAATCTATAG
- the efp gene encoding elongation factor P has translation MADTGDIGIGSVIRFNGDLYQVVEYQHRTPGNLRAFYQAKLRNLKNGKLAENRFRSGEQVEVARVEYKTMQYLYKDGENLVVMDNETFEQHYIPEVMIGDSASYLKEEMMLKIAFEGENPILAEPPTFVELVITYSEPGVKGDTATNTLKAATLETGAVVQVPLFVNEGEKIKIDTRTGTYVERVK, from the coding sequence ATGGCAGATACAGGCGATATTGGAATTGGTTCAGTAATCAGATTTAATGGAGATTTATATCAGGTTGTAGAATATCAACATCGTACACCGGGCAACCTTCGTGCTTTTTATCAGGCAAAACTTCGTAATCTTAAAAATGGCAAGCTTGCAGAAAACCGTTTTCGCTCTGGCGAGCAAGTAGAAGTGGCACGTGTTGAATATAAAACCATGCAATATCTTTATAAGGATGGAGAGAACTTAGTTGTAATGGATAATGAAACTTTTGAGCAACATTATATTCCTGAAGTGATGATTGGTGACAGTGCCAGTTATCTAAAGGAAGAGATGATGTTAAAGATTGCTTTTGAAGGCGAAAATCCTATACTTGCCGAGCCGCCAACTTTTGTTGAATTGGTAATTACTTACAGTGAACCGGGTGTTAAAGGCGATACTGCCACAAACACTTTAAAAGCTGCAACTTTAGAAACAGGTGCAGTGGTTCAGGTACCGCTTTTTGTGAATGAAGGCGAAAAGATTAAAATTGATACCCGCACCGGCACCTATGTGGAACGTGTAAAATAA
- the rplI gene encoding 50S ribosomal protein L9 — protein MEIILKQDIKNLGYADEIVKVKNGYGLNYLIPKGMAVIASEANKKVHTETMKQRAHKMAKIKGDAEKLADAISSVTLTIPVKVGENGKLYGSVTSQNIADSLKKLGHSIDKKQIEMPEEHIRKTGAYSASVTLHRDIKAKINFDVVENA, from the coding sequence ATGGAAATTATATTAAAACAGGATATTAAAAATCTCGGCTATGCCGATGAAATTGTGAAGGTTAAGAATGGCTATGGCCTGAATTACCTTATCCCTAAAGGAATGGCTGTTATTGCCAGCGAAGCCAACAAAAAAGTGCATACCGAAACAATGAAACAGCGCGCTCATAAGATGGCGAAAATCAAAGGAGATGCAGAGAAATTAGCAGATGCTATTTCAAGTGTTACTTTGACAATTCCTGTAAAGGTTGGTGAAAATGGTAAGCTTTATGGTTCGGTAACTTCTCAAAATATTGCCGACTCATTGAAGAAGTTGGGTCACAGTATTGATAAGAAACAAATCGAAATGCCCGAAGAACATATTCGTAAAACTGGTGCATACAGTGCCTCTGTTACATTGCATCGCGACATCAAAGCGAAAATTAATTTTGATGTAGTTGAGAATGCTTAA
- the rpsR gene encoding 30S ribosomal protein S18: MMSSKQGEIRYLNPVAVDTTKKKYCRFKKVGIKYIDYKDATFLIKFVNEQGKLLPRRITGTSLKYQRKVGQAVKRARHLALMPYVGDLLK, translated from the coding sequence ATTATGAGCTCAAAACAAGGAGAAATAAGGTATCTCAACCCAGTAGCGGTTGACACCACAAAGAAGAAATACTGTCGTTTCAAGAAAGTTGGAATCAAGTATATAGACTATAAAGACGCCACATTCCTCATTAAGTTTGTTAATGAACAAGGCAAACTTTTACCAAGAAGAATTACAGGCACATCATTAAAATACCAGCGTAAAGTTGGTCAGGCTGTTAAGCGTGCGCGACATCTTGCCCTGATGCCTTATGTTGGAGATTTGTTAAAATAA